The nucleotide sequence GGGAGGACCGGCCGGTGGCGTCGACGACAAGACCGGCGTCGAGGGTGCGTTCGGTGCCGTGGTCGTGACGGACCCGCACCCCGGTCACGGAGGCCCCGGTGCCGACCAGCCCGAGTACCTCGGTGCGCTCCAGCAGCCCGACTCGGTCCTCGGCCAGGACTGCCGTACGGACGGTCGCGTCCAACAGATCCCGGCCGGCCAAGAGGTTGTGGTGGGACACGGGCCAGCGCCGGTACCAGCCCCGCGGCGAAAGGACCACCATGTCCGTGGTCACCGCCTGCCGGTGCACCCCTGCCGCCAGCAGCCGTTCGGTGGTGCCCGGCACCAGCTCCTCCAGCGCCTGGGCGCCGCCCGACCACAGCATGTGGGCATGGCGCGCCTGCGGCAGGCCCCGGCGCGGACCGGGCCGCTCGGGCAGCGCGTCCCGCTCGACGACCGTGACCTCGTCCACGAACCCGGCCAGGGCACGGGCCGCGAGCATGCCGGCGAGGGAACCACCGAGCACGACGGCGGACCGGACGGCCGCGGGGCGTTCACTCATGAACGGGAACACTGCTCTCTGTGCTCTCTGTGCTGGATGTGCTGGATGTGCCGGATGTGCTGGAGGCGGCGGCGAGCGCACGCACCGCCTCGATCTCGTCGGGCTCGCGAAGCGCCAGCGACACCGCCTCGATGTCCTGGAGCAGGTCGGTGAAGTCGGACGAGACCGCGAACTCGGGGAAGGCCGCACGATCGGGCCCGCCCGCGAGGTCCCCCAGGCCCGCGAGGTCCCCCACGCCCGCGACGTTCCCCACCCCCGACAGGCCACCCATCCCCGACAGGCCACCCATCCCCGACAGGTCACCCGGATCCGTCGCGAGCCCCGGAAAGACGAGCGGGCCGGACGCGAGCGTGGCCGTCGTCCCGCTGTCGGGCGACCGCCTCCGCGTGGCCACCGCGTCCTGGACGGTCACGGCGGCGGCGAGAGCCTTCGCGCGGCCGGGCTCGTGACCGAGGTCCAGGGCGGCGTCGTACGCCCGGCGCCGCAGGTCCTCGTCGAGGTGACGGGTCAGCCGGAGCAGGGCGTCCCGGATGAACGTCTCCCGGCGGGTGAGGCGCAGCTCCGGCGTGGCGCGCAGCGCGAAGGGGACGCGGGAGCCGTCGACGGTCCGGGTCAGCAGATACAGGGGCCGCAGCCGCCGGTGGCCGGCCCGTACGCGCCAGCGGTCCTGCAGATACTGGCCGCCGTGCGGCAGGATGAAGCCCACCGCGATACAGATGGCCGCCAGGGCGACGACCGGCGGCGCCACATGCGTGCTCAGCCAGTCCAGGTCGTGCCCCGTCCAGCGGGCGACGACCGCCGTGAGCTTCGAGGCGTCGAACACCAGGTTGAGCGCGCAGCCCAGGGCCAGCGCCTTCAGGCCGCCGCGCAGCCAGCGGTCGAGGCCGTCCGCGCGGACCCAGTTGCGGATCAGCCCGTAGGTGATCAGACAGGCCGCCGTGTGCGCGGCGAGGTAGAGCAGGATCTCCTCGCGCATGAAGGGCGTGGTGGCGTAGTACGTGTCCAGGTCGCGCAGCCGCTCGCGGGGGACGTCCGCCAGCGCGAACAGCGCCCACAGGCCGACGATCACCCCCGTGTACACGCCGACGACCCACCGCATGAGACGGCGGGTCGCCCGTGACCGGTCGGCCGGGCCGTTGCGCCAGGCGACGATCAGCAGCAGACAGGACGCGCAGAACGCGGTGATGAGGGAGTACACCCAGGGCGCGGCGACGTTCGGCACGCCCGTGACCCGGTTGGTCCACGCGATGACCGACGGCACCGCGAACACGAAGACGCAGCAGGCGAGCAGCAGCAGCCCGCCGACCGCCCGCAGCAGCGAGTCCCGCCACAGCTTCACGATGCTGGGCAGCTTGATCACCAGGGCGGCGGTCAGGACGGCCGTGGGGATCCAGAACGAGATGTACAGCTCACCGAAGAAGTCGGCGGGACTGAGGGCCCCGGTCGTCGTCGCGAGCACGGCCGTCCCCCTCACCTTCTGTGCCTGCGATAGCCCAGGGACGCCTGGATGGCCTGCCCGACGGGGTCGGCCGGATCCGCCGGATCGGCCGGCCCGCCCTGCCCGGTGTCCACCCAGGAACGGAAGGCGGTCGCGAGCCGGTGGCCGAAGTCCTCGGCCTCCTGCTCGTCGGACTCGTGCGAGCCGTTGCGCGCCGCGATGGGCGTGCCGCCCTGCCCGAGCGCGGCGGACAGCTCGGGGGAGAGCGGCGACAGAGCGGCCGTACGCTGCTCACCCGACGCACCCGACGCACCCGACTCGCCCTGTTCACCCCGCTCGCCCGTCCCCCCGGACCGCGCGAGCGCGGCGGCGTCCGAGTCCGGCAGATGGTGATGACAGTGCCCGGCGTGCATGTGCCACAACTCATGCCCCAGAATGACCAGTTGCTGCACGGTCTCAGCCCGCTCCTCGACGATCACCAGGTCGAAGTCGGGGAACTCCATCCACAGTCCGGTCACCCCTATCCCGTCCGGAAACCGCTCGAACCGCAGCTTCACCGGCCGCCCGCCCCGCCGCGCACTCATCTCCGCACACAGCGCCGCACCCAACTCCCGTACGTCGACGGGTGCGTCGAGCCTCCCCCTGACCGCCTTGCTGAGCCCGGCGGTCAGCTTCCGCATCTCGGCGGCGGAGCGCGACGGCAACAACGCGGCCCGGACCCGGCCGACGGCCCCGCGCAGCCCCGTGCCCTCGCCACGGCTCATCGCCGGGCCTCCTCGTCGTCGACGCCGAGCAGCCCTTCGAGCATGACGGCGAGAGCCTCCTGCTTGCGGGGGGTCAGCCGGTGGCCGCGCAGCGCGAGCGTGACGACCCCGTGCCGGGTGGCGAACTCGACCAGTGGCCCGTCGTCGTCCGCGTCACCCTCAAGTCCCGCCAGTACGCGACCGAGTTCCCGGTTGAGGACGGTCCTGGCCGGGTCGGTGAAGTACCGGACGCCCTCCTCGATGCCGAAGAACTCCGCGAGCTCGGTCAGGTCGGGCACGTTCGGCATCTTCTTGCCGAGCAACAGCTGCCGGGCCCACTCGGGACTGATCGAGAGCCGCTCCGCGACCTCCCTGCAGACCTCACCGGCCCGCTTCCCGCTCCGCGCGGCATACGCCTCATGCAGCGCCCGCACCCGCCCACGCACCCGGTCGTCGACCCGGTCGGCCACCGGCTCGCCGCCGTCGAGCAGGGCGCGCACCTCGTCCCCGCCGAGGGCCGTACGGTCCGCCAGCGTCTGTACGTCAAGAAGCAGACCCCGGTCCGCACCGGTCTCCGCGATACGGGCGTCGAGTCGGGTCAGGGTCTCGGCAAGGGCGTCGGGGAGGGCAGGCACGCGCCGACCCTACGTGCCCCCGGGTGCCGGCACCACGAGAATCCAACGATCGTTGAATTTTGACGAACGATAGTTGTGCACGCACCCCTTCAGGGGCGCGGGGAACCGCGCGACAAGCCGCAGAGAGGCCGCACCCGCCCGATCGGCGCCCTGACAGACGAACAGGCGCACGCCACCTGGAGCACGACCCCATTGACTCGCCCCGTCTTCGACCATAGCGTCCCGTTCGGCTCAACGATCACCATCCGTAATACCGAACGCCGAACGCCGAACAGCGAAGGGGCCGCCCCATTGACTTCCTCCCCCGCCTAAAGGCATGGGAGTCCAGCGGTCGCCCGCTGGGGTTCCTGCTTCATCGACGACCGCCCCGTCCGGGAGGACTCCCGTTGAGGTCTTACACCGTCTCCACAGGCAGACACGGCCAGCCCGGCCGCGAGAATGTTCTTCGCCGCGTTCACGTCGCGGTCATGCACCGTGCCGCAGCCGCACGTCCACTCACGGACGTTCAGCGCCAGCTTCGCCCGGACCGTACCGCAGGACCCGCACAGCTTCGAGCTGGGGAACCAGCGGTCGATCACGACCAGGTCGCGCCCGTACCAGGCACACTTGTACTCCAGCATGGAGTGCAGCTCATGCCAGGCCGCGTCCGAGATCGCACGCGCCAGCTTGTGGTTCCTGACCATGTTGCGGACACTCAGGTCCTCGATCACGACCGTTTGGTTCTCACGGACGAGACGAGTGGTCAGCTTGTGCAGATGGTCCCGGCGCCGGTCGGTGATCCGGGCATGGACCTTGGCGACTTTCACCCGGGCCTTGGCCCGGTTCGCGGAGCCCTTGACCTTGCGGGACAGCTCCCGCTGCGCCTTCGCCAGCCGGGCCCGGTCACGGCGCTCATGCCTCGGGTTGGTGACCTTCTCCCCGGTCGACAGGGTCACCAGGGAGGTGATGCCCGCGTCGATCCCGACCGCCGTCGTGGTGGCCGGTGCCGGGGGGATCGTGTCGTCGCAGAGCAGGGACACGAACCAGCGCCCGGCCGCGTCCTGGGACACGGTCACCGCGGACGGCTGCGCCCCCTCGGGCAGCGGACGCGACCACACGATGGCGAGCGGCTCGCGCATC is from Streptomyces sp. NBC_01314 and encodes:
- a CDS encoding toxin-antitoxin system, toxin component, with protein sequence MSRGEGTGLRGAVGRVRAALLPSRSAAEMRKLTAGLSKAVRGRLDAPVDVRELGAALCAEMSARRGGRPVKLRFERFPDGIGVTGLWMEFPDFDLVIVEERAETVQQLVILGHELWHMHAGHCHHHLPDSDAAALARSGGTGERGEQGESGASGASGEQRTAALSPLSPELSAALGQGGTPIAARNGSHESDEQEAEDFGHRLATAFRSWVDTGQGGPADPADPADPVGQAIQASLGYRRHRR
- a CDS encoding transcriptional regulator, which translates into the protein MPALPDALAETLTRLDARIAETGADRGLLLDVQTLADRTALGGDEVRALLDGGEPVADRVDDRVRGRVRALHEAYAARSGKRAGEVCREVAERLSISPEWARQLLLGKKMPNVPDLTELAEFFGIEEGVRYFTDPARTVLNRELGRVLAGLEGDADDDGPLVEFATRHGVVTLALRGHRLTPRKQEALAVMLEGLLGVDDEEARR
- a CDS encoding RNA-guided endonuclease InsQ/TnpB family protein, whose translation is MVTHVKRSFKYRFYPDDAQAAELSRTFGCVRKVYNLALDARTIAWFQRRERVNYNATSAMLTAWKKTEELAYLCEVSSVPLQQCLRHLQGAFTHFFEGRAKYPRFKSRKKSRRSAEYTSSAFRYRDGALTLAKMREPLAIVWSRPLPEGAQPSAVTVSQDAAGRWFVSLLCDDTIPPAPATTTAVGIDAGITSLVTLSTGEKVTNPRHERRDRARLAKAQRELSRKVKGSANRAKARVKVAKVHARITDRRRDHLHKLTTRLVRENQTVVIEDLSVRNMVRNHKLARAISDAAWHELHSMLEYKCAWYGRDLVVIDRWFPSSKLCGSCGTVRAKLALNVREWTCGCGTVHDRDVNAAKNILAAGLAVSACGDGVRPQRESSRTGRSSMKQEPQRATAGLPCL
- a CDS encoding MAB_1171c family putative transporter — protein: MRGTAVLATTTGALSPADFFGELYISFWIPTAVLTAALVIKLPSIVKLWRDSLLRAVGGLLLLACCVFVFAVPSVIAWTNRVTGVPNVAAPWVYSLITAFCASCLLLIVAWRNGPADRSRATRRLMRWVVGVYTGVIVGLWALFALADVPRERLRDLDTYYATTPFMREEILLYLAAHTAACLITYGLIRNWVRADGLDRWLRGGLKALALGCALNLVFDASKLTAVVARWTGHDLDWLSTHVAPPVVALAAICIAVGFILPHGGQYLQDRWRVRAGHRRLRPLYLLTRTVDGSRVPFALRATPELRLTRRETFIRDALLRLTRHLDEDLRRRAYDAALDLGHEPGRAKALAAAVTVQDAVATRRRSPDSGTTATLASGPLVFPGLATDPGDLSGMGGLSGMGGLSGVGNVAGVGDLAGLGDLAGGPDRAAFPEFAVSSDFTDLLQDIEAVSLALREPDEIEAVRALAAASSTSGTSSTSSTESTESSVPVHE